TACCAAATTCAACCTATTGAACGTTTACTTCAACACAAGAAGATGAAAACAACGAAAAATCTGCAGAAAATAATCAAGAAGAGGAAAATGAAGAAGCCATTGATGATACACCTGTATCCAGTAACTCACAAAAAGTGTCTGGCAGGCCCGGAATTACAAGGACCGGCCAACCTGGAAGACCGAGAAAGGAGTATCACGCAAAACCAAGCCAAATCGATCTGGCTTATTGGCGTATAAGAACCAAGCATCTGTCCTATCCTGAATTCCATTTCAACAAAGTCCACCTGTAAATTTCAACCTTATATTCAAGCTTATATCTCAACAACGATGTATCAGTCATATCTCAAAAACTTGATCCTGAAATAGTGTCCCACATATGTGtcatcaccctgtatattttgtttgtatctCTTGTAACTCTGCCCTCTCTTTCCACCCAGAAACCTCTGCTCCATAATTCCTACCATCAGACTATCAAACACTGGTAGCCTTCTTCTAAAGTCTTCTTTGAACTTGCACAGCTTCCAGTTGCGacagaaattacaatttcgttGTTGCATTATTAATGGTTGTGGTATCCTTCATGATAACGTGTATTTGAAAAGGTTTGGGCATTTGATATAGCGGTTGGTTGTTACAATTTGACGTGTGCGACCTCAAATATTAACCCCTTCCCGTAACCATTTAGCTCGACGACACTCGGGTTCGGAAACTGATGTTTATGTTTGTCCCGACTATTTGTTTACGAGCCTGGCACGTGATATTCATGTTCGGGTGAAAATCTTCATCACGAGACCGACTCGTGAAATTACGGCAAGGGGGTTAAGTACGCAAATCTTTAGTAACAGTTGAAGCTTTCgcgtaaacaaaaatagaactACGCGAAAGATCCCCGAGAAATGATGTTGAAAGATGTTTGTGCGACAGATTTAAATAACATGCAATCGAATGCCACGCGCTCTTTTACTGGAAGTATGATGAAAACGATTTGAAATCAACCGCACTGACGATAATTACTGCGTTTCGCGATTTTTTTAACTGTTACATGTAATTGAATTatcttatttaataaacagcGCCGGGACCGATCCAATACGATTGTAAATATAAGTACAAGGAAACACCGGTCAGTGTTACACCCCGATTTCGATGCAACTTTGTACATTTGTTTTGCGTGACCTTCCTATGAATCATACCATCTTCATTTCGTGTCACTTTTGCGTTTCAAGGGAGAAACTACCTCTTTTGTCCGATCCGCCCCCATTTACTTACGCGCTTATAACTCGAAAGTGATAAGAGATatcgaaaaaatgttcaaataaacattggaCTATTTATAGAGGCCTataaaacagtattaaaaaattttcaaaagaaaatctttttttcaaCAATCACCACCCTTCCTCctcgaaatttgtaaaaattttgatttatttctggatcgATTAAAGCGactttttattctgaatccaaCGGTATGTATTAGTCTATAATTATCATAATGGCAAATGATGTAATACTGTAGAATTGTCGCTCTGGTAGTCGATATTGCAACGGAAAAAATAACGTTTGCGATGAAATTCGTTAGTTTCGATACTTTGACGGATAACGAATAGgggaaaaatacaaaaacagagtaaaattggaattcttGTACCTTTACTCGATTGTTCCTAACTTCGGTacttatccatagattttattcaacaaaagcttgttttctacgcgaaagtgcgatctatacgcaaacaataaaaaaactgGACACAATTTGACAGTAACTATTTTtgcatggcgatggaagacaTTTTTgcgttctattttagccgaagaaatcaaagtttctcatatatgtTGGCTCGTAAcgcttaaactattgaaccgattggaaaacaatgttaGAAACAATTGttagaaattcgattacctttaatatggTATCTTGCGCGACtaaatcggacgtttctaactcgaaaTATGGCCTGAAATGTGAAGGTATATCagacaaaaatcgaaaaacagaacaaaaatttatataaaaaaaacttatccatagataaatttttcattgtgatTTTCGAGCTTagcaggccaaaatacataagaaaaagtttgtggcattgaatgtacattttggctgtaaactagtgtaatcatttaatatataagATAATAGATACTTGACAAATGAGTATGAATTACACTTCTGCATCGCTTTCTATTACATGTACGCAATCATCAAGGACCGTAGATACCGTTAACGGCgaattaaaagattaaaagcATTTAGTCGTTCAATTTACATACCATTCGAGTTCTTATATGAATACGTTTTGATCGGAAATCAATTGACTGCTACATTATTCGGATCAAATAAGAACTCTGACCTCTTATATCCGTTGTAATGTTATCGAGGAGATATAAAGGtaatacgaaatataaaaacgcCATACGGTGGCAGCGTAAATTTAGTTTGTCCAAAAATTTTCCACGAGGAGCTTAAacgttgtaaaaaaaaaacaatgattGAGAGTTAAGTGTCGAAAAAGTGAAGTTCatccaataaataataaatcgcaTTCTAGGCCAACATCGAGAATCTAATTACACAGGTGTaagacaattttacaaaaagttttatttattattaattacaatgcTTTAAATTTTAGTATAACGGAAATACAATTTAGTACTCATgaaaacacttttatttaccatttaccatttaacacgttgatcgccatgtcacccatatatatgggtgacagtgtttttcactCAAGAACTAGAAAGATTCATTCTGAAAGTTAGACGTCACAGGAGATGAATCCAAATgaagttcttgaattttgatgtaattacaaaactaaataccacgataaatgtttcgttaccTCGACTCcgatagtctaaataatatttaatcttggcagaaattttcaagaatattcgtttgccGACGAATAGTCGAatagtcaacgtgttaaattgatgatataaacaaaatttcgtttacgccACAATATAAAGCCCATTTTATTCTGCAATTTACACGTACACAAATTCTTTCGTATCATCGATAGTTATTGAAACATTGCGTCTGTCATACTTTAgcgtggacaccctgtagttAAAGACCTATCGATTTTTGGCGACAGGTTAAATTTTGCGGGCCGCCgggtgatttttaatttctatcgaaACTTTCATCTCTTGTCGTAACTCGTAACTTTTATATCTGATCGCAAAATGTTACTGAATAAATCGGTTTCAATAGGCAACCATCAGTAACGTTCATTCGTAATTTGAATACAGTTATCTAACAaacgaataaagaaacaatccacacaattttttctcttaataataGAGAAGAGGAGAATGACGTCGAGCGGTATtttgtacatgtattatattttttaacctaatgttaacgttattttttaacttgtaTGTTTACCTGAAGTGCGGCCCGCTGTATCGTTACGCGTCATCGAAGTGGCCCGCGAAACTATTTGAGTCTGCCAGGCCTGACAGacagtgtaatatatttttgcattaactaaataatattattccaacaaTTTCATATGAATATCGAAGTTTGATTGATACATCTACGGAAAATTTATCCTTCTTTCCATGACTGTCACGTTTACTTGACATTGGTTCATCCGATAGgacaaaatcaaataaattaataaatatagttttttaattactcgtCCGTACTAGAATCGGAAACTTctgatttaaaacaaaaacaaaatggcggacgtttgaacatattttttttttaaccgacctcgaaaaggaggaggttactcaattcgacatgtatatttatttatttatttttttgtcacTTCTTGAATGTTAATCATTTAAAagtaatgtttaatattaccGAACAATCACAATGTAAGTACGGACTCTACGAGAAaactatatattaatatttttgatttgttGCTTTCGAATGATCTGATATTAAGTTATGGTCAATcgtggaaaagaaagaacaaatttcacgtggttattatcaatgaaaaaaatgatcaaaaataaacaaaataaattgtatttgtttgtttaacgTATCCAGTAATATGTATGAAAGCATTtggtatataaaataaaaattcttaaagtaaacctatttttatttcgcgcgTACGATAATAGCACCATAAAGATAGACTATTTCAATCGTCGGCACATTCTCATCTCGATAAAAAAGATGGAACTTTCCAATACATGTGTATGATACGTATGAACTTATTATAGTTTACACGATCCTGCATGTTTCCGTATCAACGTACAACTTAATTTCTTGTAAGCGTTATCGTTCCGGGGTCATAGTGCGCATTTGCTCAGATTCCAGccattttattatcattaacaTGCATATATATGTGTAACTATATACAGTGACAGCATCATTTCCCGCCACGCTGCTTCGCTAGACGTAGTTTGTTCGTCGATACGGTAATGTTCGGTATTATTTAGTGCTACTCCTTGTGTATCCTCGTTTAATGATCAAACGCCATCGAAACGGTTACGCGCGATGAGGTATGTGCTCGACGTTAAACACAAAACTTTATTTGCCGTTTgcaataatagaaaaataatcaagGAAAACGAagctgtttatttttttatccatGCAAAATTTACCGGGACTCTGCGAATGTCGATAATCttgtttgttatataaaatgaatacgtgctaaacagaataaaattggatgaataaattaagaataattagaatttcgCGTGATGgccaaatttttctttcatcaacgaataattaaacaaaatcgtCGCGACGTCACCTTTCCGAACACCGCCACTGCTCGCACTGGCTAATATAAGCAACAAACAATAATGCGATAACGCGTGATCGGTTGTTTGCTGAGATATTCGCATCACGCGGTATCGTGTAATTGACAATTAACGCGTAAACACGTTCCGCCCcatatatatcatttatggtacataaatatatttatttgacggGCTGAAAACATATGTCTTATGACAATTCTCAAATCGCAAAACAAGAGTTCTTTTCATCtgaaggaaaaaataataataaatgtttttaacgtAACGAAGTGTCGGAGTTCAGTGGCGTCAGTTCATGACTCACTAATACGGCGAGCAATGATATGTACGCGTCGATAAGAACAGcaattttgaacaatttattcaacaatGTTATGTAATTAACGTTAGAAATGTCAATAAGTCAACGAGTGGATTATCCATACATTAACATCCCTTATTTACAATACATATCTAAACCTACTTTCAACCTCGActttttcaaactcgattttctcgaaaacgaagcgtcGAACGAAAAAATGACAAGTTTCACTCGTAGCATTTCTGAAacgtttgttaaatatattgtcaGGTTATTGTCGAATCAATCAACTTCATGGAGAGCCAGACTCTGCCTActcgttcgataaaaaatgataacggTGACATTTCttgacatttatttgtaatagaaaaataggTGATAGATAAGTTACACAAATCAAACACTCTTTTGTCTAACCGTGTACGATAATTAATAGGAGAATTAATTACAGCACTATGGAAAAAAACGGAAGTTCGATACCTGGACTGAAATCATTTGTGGCTAGAAATGGCGGATTCAAAACGCCGTACTCTTTCatcgaagagagaaagagggtaGATGGGGCGGAAGGTCTGTGGAGGGTCAGGAATGGTTTATATGATCTCGAAGGTTTCTCCAAGCATCATCCAGGAGGAGAGGAATGGATTACACTCACCAAAGGCACTGATATTACGGAACTTTTCGAGGTaactattttgtatttaaacgGGATTCCCGATTAGAGGGGTGATTTTTAGTTGttagtataattattaaaatttttgggaGAAGAAAACCATAAAATCGAAAGCAACGCGAATTTTGTCTACATACTACTATTAAGTAGGGGAATGGAGGATAGCtccacatatttttttcttttttatattttacatataacaCGTAGATATAGATAACGACTAGTTTAAGataattcagaaatatttacttgcttattttatcgtatttaatttagacattttaattttcaaatgctTCTAAACATGTTTTTCTTCGCAGTCGCATCATTTAACCGACAAGGCTGCAAATATTCTGCCCAAGTATTACATAAGGGACGCAATTGTTCCACGATCGGTGCCATTAACATTCGAACCGAATGGGTTTTACATGACATTCAAGAAACGCGCGCTGGAAGCGCTAAAGGACGTCGATTTTCATCGACCCTCGAAGAGATCTAACCTGACTGCTGATTTTCTCGCGTCTTCTGCTATTCTACTGAGTCTTATTGCAGTGATAACACAATCTTATTTAGCACTCATTGCCGCTGGTCAGTAttgaatgttattattaaatttgattagaaaaatactaatattaattataattctataattctacaattctatattctatattctatattctatattctcctccttttcgaagtcggttaaaaatatagcATTCTATTaagaatgaaattgatgattttaatataaatttcaatataatttaattaatatattttcatatattttatataattaattttaatataattgataattttaatataaaataattatcttggAAAAATTGTCCTTAAAACAGTGCAACTCTACATTAACAAGTTTTCGTCATAAATGATGGACATGTAATCGAATCTCTCGTATTTCCAGGAGTTTTTCTTGGATGGACAACGATTGCCGCacacaattattttcacatgCGGAACACATTTCGAATGTATTATTTCGACCTGAGCGCAATGTCGTCGAAGGAATGGCGCATAACCCACGTAATGAGCCATCACACGTATCCCAATACTCTTTGGGATTACGAAATTTATGTTGCCGAACCATTCCTCCAATGGCTTCCAGATAAAACGAAGTCCAAGCTTCAATCTTTTTTCAGTCAATTTTGGAGCCCTCTCATTTGGTCTACAACCTTCATCGTCAATTTAGTTAAAAGGTGtttatatgattttttattactgttattatttacaaaagtatTCTTCGGACTGATTGACTTGCGAGGGGTAAGTACTCGTACAAAGGAACAtattgtaatcgtaattacgatcacgattgtaatcaaatgtttcagaGTTGTGAAAATGTTGTGCAAATTTTTTTGCGATTACATCCTATCACGATCGTATTTTCAGCGGTTTTCTAcctatgaaaaaaaaattagtaacatCGGATGATCAGACCCTcgatactaaatatttttggcCTAGTGCATTTTTCCCTACCACCGATACCAGCCAAGTTATTCTAGGTGTCAATAGTTAGTgatccaccctgtatactaaattaaaaataactattaataaattatatatataactattaataaatatatgatgatatatatatgactattaataaattatatatatataaaatatatatatataatttattaatagttatttttaatttagtatacagggtggatatatatatataactcaTAAGTAATAGTCCATCTCCGTTTGTTTCAGGTATTATTCCGTATTCTACGAATATCGCAAATTCGAATTTCGCGACGCGGTGCCGTTCGTCCTCCCCACTTTGATGTGTTACTTCGCGCCAAGTGTTCTGATCGGTTTGAAATTCTGGGCATTGGATCTCATGATAGGTGGCTTTCTATTCGCCATGATTGGTTTTAATGCCGCCCACCATCATCCTGACATTTTTCACGATGGCGATGTATACAGGTTCGTTCATATAAAGATATCATAACTGGAACATGATCAAATtctaattcttaattttagaTTACAGTACATTTTCGATCCAGGCACAATTCAGTCTTTTGTATACTATCTAACTCGGGCTCGTTTCGATTCAGAAAGAGAATAACTATGAAAAAATGACCCGTTTCGTTGAACATTAATTCAGAAttatgtcatttttatttgttttaattgccTGAATTTTTTATCTAAGTTTAGatcatatgtataatatataatacaatataatataatatatatatatatacttaaaGATTAAtcttaatacaattaaatgtatattcttattaatcaaaataaataaatatgattaagTTCTAAATTAATCTTTAATGAAacggaaaaaattgaaacttaagtGAAAATACGTCCTATCTTCTAAATACTGTAACACGTATATTATtgctgatattttatatatttttgtatttgtgcACATTTTCATAGATCTCCCCATATTTTcgtttgccataaatgcataaatatatccACAGTCTACCCATCGGCCTTGGACATACGAATTCATATCGAGTACCtgatattcttttctttttatctgaATAAATCGTATCCTTTCATGGTAATCCTTTCCATGGTAATTAGATTTTGGACAGAAACGATACTTGAAAGAAAATCTTTCCTATTTTCTAGGGACGATCTCGATTGGGGTTTACTGGAAGTGGACGCAGTGcgagaacgaaaaataatcgacgatttcaattttcttgtacTGACCAATTTTGGCTTACATTGTCTTCATCATTTATTACCGACCGTGGACCACTCTTACTTGCCGCTTGTCGCCAATGCGTTAGAAGAAACTCTTAAAGAATTCAAAATCAACACAGACAAGTGGTCGCAATGGGAACTCGTGAAAGGCCAGTTTCAACAGCTGTTGCGGAGAGAGCCGAAGAAAAATTACAGATAGATCGTAGGATAGCGTGTAATTAGCTGCATGATTGATGCAACCATTGAAATTTCTTAGTAACTGTAGGTACTTTAAGGAAATTGATTATGTATAATGTACTTCTTAACTCATTAATATCCACTAATTCCACGAATATCCTACTCCATACTTTAGTATGTTTTGAACTGTTTCGTGGAATTAAGTTAAGTCCATAACATCTAATGATATTgtcaattgtttcaaataatgcCTCTGAAGAATGCATATAAATAAGTacacgaacaaaaatttgcgatatttaataaaatcatagGTTTCTTACAAACAATTTGTCTTGTATTTCGTGTACAGCATAATTATGTCTTTGTGTATCTTCGTtgatatgtaaaaaaaatgaaaatattaaatcatctttgttttacataaaaagaataaaaaaaaaaaaagtgtaaatgTGCAAAAGCGCAAAAGTGTAAAttgcaaagtgtaaagtgagattagattagcaggaatataattagttttcagaaaaaattcattcgtatAAATTACGTATCaacgttaatatatttttatatattaggtaAAAAGTGGGTAGACCTAGCGGAAGAACGAATGCTAAATTTACTtcttaactttatttattgcttatttactttaataaatacatatttcggctctctttataaattacaattaagtTTATAGGATAGGATTATCATTTGGATGACATGTATAATATGCGCGCCGCCGTGCAAATCCGCGACTAGCGTTAAATTCGTGTTCGTTGCTTGTCTTCTCATAACGTGTAATCtcgttgttcttttttttttattttgttacttctttttttttttttttgtagtgaATATTCTTATATACGAGTATCGATTCGTCCGCTTGATTCGCGCGTGATGCCAGTACATGCACATATTTACCTTTCTTCTACGTATTCgtgacaaaacattaaaattttctttattggtTCTTATCGCCTCTCATCTCGACCGCTCGCAACTCTCCTTTCTCTCGCTTTCTCTCTTGCTCTCTCCCACTCTCACTCTTtcactctctctttccctcgaCCCTCAGCGCGCGAGTGGTGAAGATTGTTAATTACTCCCCTCCCCATGTTTCTCCTGATCCATTCCCGAAACAGTCGAATATATCCCAATGCTCGAAACGTGTTAAAAACCTTCTCTTACATCTCGTttacttttttcctttctcctttttttcacATCAACGAAACTGGCAAAGGTGACCAAGCACGGACATTCTCGTGTCGATGAAAGTAAAGATCGTGAGTGTACCATTGTACGGTCGGTGTGTCGGTGTGTGTAGGTGTGAAATATGAACGGGGTGAGATATTTGGCGAGATGCCACGATGAAAGTTCGCGTCGTTGCGATTAATCCTTTCGTTTTGTCAAGCTATTGCGATCGAGTCTCTAGCGGGTAAGTTGGTCGCATCGATCTTTACAGTTCACCATCGGGCTGCAGGTCGAAGCGTGGCGGGAATGCGGAACCATCCAATTGGGGTTTGAACGCAGGTCGGTGTGgctgaaaaacaaatttacatcTGTTACTTTATCTATCTCACTTTCGATCGGGATCGAATGTCGGGGCCGGaatatttcttcgaaaaaCTTGCAAGTAATGTTGCTGTTTCTATAGCAAACAGTGTGCGTGTCGAGTATTCTCGTGGACCGGACTTTGACATATTCAACGCTTACTTTTGTTAAACAccataaaattttacatttcgacTATGGTACTATGTTAATCTCTGCGCGGCTGAAAGTGACGTTTCTTCACAGATAGAAAAATAAGTATCGGGGAATTGAGCGACACGTTCTCTGTGTCTCTGTTTGCGTATTCAACGCAGGTGGTTCGGTCTTTTGCTTAAAATACAACAATGGGAAACGATGATTCGAGGGTCTTGATACCTCTCTTCCGTATTTCACGAAGGTACATCTTGTTTGTTTAGTTtgacgaaaaagaaaacaaaacgtatATTTAGTAAGTACGACGGATCGAATTGTACAAAGAAAACAGTCGACAGAGatcgttatatttattaatcgaacTAGTCTGTTTTGACGctgttcaaataaaaacaatacgCGTATACAGGTCTGCGCGCGTAGCTAACTAGTCGCTAATCAAGCAGTAACCGTTCTAAATTCTATACAGAGGGATCTGTTTGTCAACTTTTGTCTTTCGTTGGGGATAGGTGATACACAACGTTAATCAATGACGAGGAGCAAGCTTCTTATTCGTAAGCTGCGCCTCTAGAAGTGTTATCAACTTGTCACACAGGTTCTAGAATGAGACGTTGACGAACGGCGGATAGGGGGTGCGCAACAAGTCTGTtcagagaaaattgttttcgttgtTGTTGTGCTCTGTTTTGTTTTGACACACACACGTGCTTCTTGAACGAGCACGAACTTACATGG
The sequence above is drawn from the Hylaeus volcanicus isolate JK05 chromosome 2, UHH_iyHylVolc1.0_haploid, whole genome shotgun sequence genome and encodes:
- the LOC128872401 gene encoding cytochrome b5-related protein-like, producing the protein MSTMEKNGSSIPGLKSFVARNGGFKTPYSFIEERKRVDGAEGLWRVRNGLYDLEGFSKHHPGGEEWITLTKGTDITELFESHHLTDKAANILPKYYIRDAIVPRSVPLTFEPNGFYMTFKKRALEALKDVDFHRPSKRSNLTADFLASSAILLSLIAVITQSYLALIAAGVFLGWTTIAAHNYFHMRNTFRMYYFDLSAMSSKEWRITHVMSHHTYPNTLWDYEIYVAEPFLQWLPDKTKSKLQSFFSQFWSPLIWSTTFIVNLVKRYYSVFYEYRKFEFRDAVPFVLPTLMCYFAPSVLIGLKFWALDLMIGGFLFAMIGFNAAHHHPDIFHDGDVYRDDLDWGLLEVDAVRERKIIDDFNFLVLTNFGLHCLHHLLPTVDHSYLPLVANALEETLKEFKINTDKWSQWELVKGQFQQLLRREPKKNYR